The following are encoded in a window of Geobacter metallireducens GS-15 genomic DNA:
- the extS gene encoding selenite/tellurite reduction operon c-type cytochrome lipoprotein ExtS, with amino-acid sequence MVARLPLLILLCLVLAACVGKAPGEGCLSCHPSHYAERGSCVSCHRGNGKSVRKAIAHHRLIPAELAHFTVPGSRRVEEGKRLVERFGCRRCHNLGGKGTRLAADLDRLAGDDPVRLFGAIKRPVLFMPDFHFDDRQTAGLVNAVMAFAAKAPRPVSGGLPVVVHFASPQQGEKNIFEKKCGGCHRLLTAREGALGNGDVAPNLSGLFTPFYPTPFKPGEPWTPERLGRWLDNPRAVRPDTPMPPVRLSLTEKKQLTEMLKID; translated from the coding sequence TTGGTCGCTCGTCTCCCCCTTCTGATCCTGCTCTGCCTGGTGCTTGCCGCCTGCGTGGGGAAAGCGCCGGGCGAGGGGTGCCTCTCCTGCCACCCGTCCCATTACGCCGAGCGGGGGAGTTGTGTCTCCTGCCACCGGGGGAACGGGAAGAGCGTCCGCAAAGCCATTGCCCACCATCGGCTCATTCCGGCGGAACTTGCCCATTTTACGGTTCCGGGAAGTCGCCGGGTGGAGGAGGGGAAGCGTTTGGTAGAGCGGTTCGGCTGCCGCCGCTGCCACAACCTGGGCGGCAAGGGGACACGGCTTGCCGCCGATCTGGACCGTCTGGCCGGTGACGACCCGGTGCGGCTCTTCGGCGCCATCAAACGGCCGGTCCTCTTTATGCCCGACTTTCATTTCGACGACCGGCAAACGGCCGGCCTGGTCAATGCCGTCATGGCTTTTGCCGCGAAAGCTCCGCGGCCCGTAAGTGGCGGGCTTCCGGTTGTCGTTCACTTCGCCTCCCCCCAGCAAGGGGAGAAGAACATCTTTGAGAAAAAATGCGGTGGCTGCCATCGGCTGCTGACGGCCCGCGAGGGAGCGCTGGGTAACGGCGACGTCGCTCCCAATCTCTCGGGGCTATTTACCCCCTTCTACCCGACTCCCTTCAAGCCCGGCGAGCCATGGACCCCCGAACGGCTCGGACGCTGGCTCGACAATCCCAGGGCCGTGCGGCCGGACACCCCGATGCCGCCGGTGCGCCTTTCTCTCACTGAAAAAAAACAACTGACAGAGATGCTGAAAATCGATTAG
- a CDS encoding putative metallopeptidase, with amino-acid sequence MGGTVLNLTRELEQLVTHIAGHVPEMCHIDPSRLLICISSTRSGGIRGTYAKIHPLRFPGGAKSIERQRGRHTYRSTMPSVTHRGNEILYVIYFLVPRFFDLTPREKLITIFHELFHISPAFDGDIRRFPGRNFAHGSSTRKFNAYMGTLVDAYLAEHGEPAIPAFLDGTMAELRNRHHTIVGRRFRIPLIKTERC; translated from the coding sequence ATGGGGGGGACCGTCCTTAATCTCACCCGTGAACTGGAACAGCTCGTAACCCACATCGCGGGCCACGTTCCGGAGATGTGCCACATCGATCCGTCCCGGCTCCTGATCTGCATCTCGTCAACCCGGAGCGGGGGCATCCGGGGAACATACGCCAAGATCCACCCCCTCCGGTTCCCCGGAGGGGCGAAGAGCATCGAACGGCAGCGGGGTCGCCACACCTACCGGAGCACCATGCCGTCAGTGACCCACCGGGGCAATGAAATCCTCTACGTCATCTACTTCCTGGTCCCCCGCTTTTTCGACCTCACCCCCAGGGAAAAACTCATCACCATCTTCCACGAACTCTTCCACATCTCGCCCGCCTTCGACGGCGACATCCGCCGCTTTCCGGGCCGCAATTTCGCCCACGGCAGCTCCACGCGAAAGTTCAACGCATACATGGGAACCCTCGTGGATGCCTACCTGGCAGAGCACGGGGAACCGGCTATCCCGGCCTTTCTCGACGGCACCATGGCGGAACTACGCAACCGCCACCACACCATCGTGGGGAGAAGGTTCCGCATCCCGTTGATAAAAACGGAACGGTGCTAA
- a CDS encoding acyl-CoA dehydratase activase, with product MRIGIDLGSRKAKFALLDGERIVRLADHDTVTFYKRYGRLAEDELELDLAASGIFSADELAGAAVVVTGYGRNTLSLKGAKVISEIRAHVAGALLQTGLRDFTLLDMGGQDTKVALVREGKLADFVMNDKCAASSGRYLENMAAILELSLDELSSHWEDPVKLDATCGIFGESELIGQILRGHPVERLCAGVNQTLVTRVMPMLKRFASETIVLTGGVAQNRGVVRLLEEKTRLTVIVPEHPQHNGAIGCAKFGDPGPGTGDR from the coding sequence ATGCGGATCGGCATAGATTTGGGAAGCAGAAAAGCCAAGTTCGCCCTCCTGGACGGGGAGCGGATCGTGCGACTGGCGGACCACGACACCGTCACCTTCTACAAGCGCTACGGCCGCCTCGCCGAGGATGAGCTGGAACTGGACCTGGCGGCAAGCGGCATCTTCTCCGCCGATGAACTAGCCGGGGCCGCGGTGGTGGTCACCGGCTACGGCCGCAACACGCTCTCCCTCAAGGGAGCGAAGGTTATCTCGGAAATAAGGGCCCACGTGGCCGGGGCACTGCTCCAGACGGGACTTCGGGACTTCACCCTCCTGGACATGGGGGGGCAGGACACCAAGGTGGCCCTCGTGCGTGAAGGAAAGCTGGCCGACTTTGTCATGAACGACAAGTGCGCCGCCTCCAGCGGCCGCTACCTGGAAAACATGGCCGCAATCCTGGAGCTTTCCCTCGACGAGCTCTCCTCCCACTGGGAGGACCCGGTAAAGCTCGACGCCACCTGCGGCATCTTCGGGGAGTCGGAGCTCATCGGCCAGATCCTCAGGGGACACCCGGTGGAACGGCTCTGCGCCGGGGTGAACCAGACCCTCGTCACGCGGGTCATGCCGATGCTCAAGCGTTTCGCATCGGAGACCATCGTCCTGACCGGAGGGGTAGCCCAAAACAGAGGGGTTGTCAGACTGCTGGAAGAAAAAACGAGGCTCACGGTGATCGTGCCGGAACACCCTCAACACAACGGAGCCATCGGCTGCGCAAAATTCGGGGACCCGGGACCGGGGACCGGGGACCGGTAA
- a CDS encoding 2-hydroxyacyl-CoA dehydratase family protein, which yields MHRVGFTTTIPLEVILAAEKVPVDLNNVFITSPRSHQLIEEAEVDGFPRSTCSWIKGMYAAILEKGIKELIAVTEGDCSNTRALMEVLSLKGVETVPFAYPHDRQPESIRFEIEKLMRHFGVGWDAVNLSRERLGRIRRKVREIDRLTWEENRVTGAENHYYQVCTSDMNSDPDRFEADVDAFLAEAKNRTPFKDTLRLAYIGVPPIFDDLYQFTESLGARVVFNETQRQFAMPYDTQDMVEQYHVYTYPYDIFHRLSDILLELERRKVDAVIHYVQSFCFRQIEDMIVRQKVPLPILTLEGDKPTPLDARTKIRIEGFLEMLAG from the coding sequence GTGCACCGTGTCGGCTTTACCACCACTATCCCGCTGGAAGTGATCCTTGCGGCGGAAAAGGTCCCCGTGGACCTGAACAACGTCTTCATCACCAGCCCCCGGAGCCACCAGCTCATCGAGGAGGCAGAGGTGGACGGCTTCCCCCGCAGCACCTGCAGCTGGATCAAGGGGATGTACGCGGCGATCCTCGAAAAGGGGATAAAAGAACTGATAGCGGTAACCGAGGGGGATTGCAGCAACACCCGGGCGCTCATGGAAGTGCTCTCCCTCAAGGGGGTGGAGACGGTCCCCTTTGCCTATCCCCATGACCGGCAGCCGGAGAGCATCCGGTTCGAAATCGAGAAGCTCATGCGCCATTTCGGCGTGGGATGGGACGCGGTCAACCTCTCCCGGGAACGGCTGGGGCGCATCCGGCGCAAAGTCAGGGAAATCGACCGTCTCACCTGGGAGGAGAACCGGGTGACCGGCGCGGAAAACCACTACTATCAAGTCTGCACGTCGGACATGAACAGCGATCCGGACCGCTTCGAGGCCGACGTGGACGCCTTCCTGGCCGAGGCGAAAAACCGCACCCCCTTCAAGGACACGCTGCGGCTCGCCTACATCGGGGTCCCCCCCATCTTCGACGACCTTTACCAGTTCACGGAGAGCCTGGGGGCACGGGTGGTGTTCAATGAAACCCAGCGCCAGTTCGCCATGCCCTACGACACGCAGGACATGGTTGAGCAGTACCATGTTTACACCTATCCCTATGACATCTTCCACCGCCTCTCCGACATCCTTCTGGAGCTGGAGCGGCGCAAGGTGGACGCGGTCATCCACTACGTCCAGTCCTTCTGCTTCCGGCAGATCGAGGACATGATCGTGCGCCAGAAGGTGCCTCTCCCCATCCTGACCCTAGAGGGGGACAAGCCGACCCCCCTGGACGCCCGCACAAAAATCCGGATCGAGGGATTCCTCGAAATGCTGGCAGGGTAA
- the murI gene encoding glutamate racemase — protein MPWKAIGIFDSGVGGLTVLKEIIKALPQEDTIYFGDTARVPYGTKSPETVTRYSLEIASFLVHRDIKLLVVACNTASACALEALQQTLSIPVVGVIEPGARRAAAVTRSGRVGVIGTEGTIRSSAYAKAIKRINPEVEVVTRACPLFVPLAEEGWTDNEVAHLTARTYLSGLREAGVDTLVLGCTHYPLLKRVIGETIGEEVKLVDSAEETARIVAEILRGGELLRPTSEQGNHHYFVSDVPAGFIRVGNRFLGGKLGDVYQVSLEAEKE, from the coding sequence TTGCCCTGGAAAGCCATCGGCATCTTTGACTCGGGGGTCGGCGGCCTCACCGTCCTCAAGGAGATCATCAAGGCCCTCCCCCAGGAGGACACCATCTATTTCGGCGACACGGCCCGGGTTCCCTACGGGACCAAGTCCCCGGAAACCGTCACCCGCTACAGCCTCGAAATCGCTTCGTTCCTCGTGCACCGCGATATCAAACTCCTGGTGGTGGCCTGCAACACCGCCTCGGCCTGCGCCCTGGAAGCCCTGCAGCAGACTCTCTCAATCCCCGTGGTCGGCGTCATCGAGCCTGGGGCCCGCCGGGCCGCCGCCGTCACCCGCAGCGGCAGGGTGGGGGTGATCGGCACCGAGGGGACCATCCGGAGCAGCGCCTATGCCAAGGCCATCAAGCGGATTAACCCCGAGGTGGAGGTGGTGACCCGGGCCTGTCCCCTCTTCGTTCCCCTGGCCGAGGAGGGGTGGACCGACAACGAGGTGGCGCACCTGACCGCCCGCACCTACCTGTCGGGGCTGCGGGAGGCGGGGGTCGACACCCTGGTCCTCGGCTGCACCCACTATCCCCTTCTCAAGCGGGTCATCGGCGAGACCATCGGCGAGGAGGTGAAGTTGGTGGACTCTGCCGAGGAAACGGCCCGCATCGTGGCGGAAATCCTCCGGGGGGGGGAACTCCTGCGTCCCACCTCCGAGCAGGGAAACCACCACTACTTCGTGTCCGATGTGCCGGCGGGGTTCATCCGGGTCGGTAACCGGTTCCTCGGGGGGAAACTGGGCGACGTCTATCAGGTGAGCCTCGAGGCGGAAAAGGAATAG
- a CDS encoding GerMN domain-containing protein translates to MKRTKPHSREQLVLAAFLIAAIVFGLLFFGKYQASRELPTTKPEPKPVGTVQVTLFFATPDAEGLGREGRQMAACESLPECVESLVDEVANGPVGDLHPTLPPNAVVHDVRIEGDTAVVDFGDDLLKGLPGGSSAEMAAVYSVVNTICLNYPQIKGVKFLVDGAEVETLTGHLDLRLPIPPDFSLEKNNKKVATP, encoded by the coding sequence ATGAAGAGAACCAAGCCCCACAGCCGGGAGCAACTCGTGCTCGCCGCCTTCCTCATCGCCGCCATTGTGTTCGGCCTCCTGTTTTTCGGCAAGTACCAAGCGAGCCGCGAGCTTCCCACGACCAAGCCGGAGCCGAAACCGGTGGGCACCGTCCAGGTGACCCTCTTCTTTGCCACTCCCGACGCCGAGGGGCTCGGCCGCGAGGGGCGCCAGATGGCGGCCTGCGAATCCCTTCCCGAGTGCGTCGAGTCCCTCGTGGACGAGGTGGCCAATGGCCCCGTGGGGGACCTCCATCCGACCCTCCCCCCCAATGCCGTGGTGCATGATGTGCGGATCGAGGGGGATACGGCCGTGGTGGATTTCGGCGACGATCTCCTGAAGGGGCTTCCCGGCGGGAGTTCCGCCGAGATGGCCGCGGTCTACTCGGTTGTCAATACCATCTGCCTCAACTACCCCCAGATCAAGGGGGTCAAGTTTCTCGTCGACGGCGCAGAGGTTGAGACCCTTACGGGACACCTGGACCTGCGCCTTCCCATCCCCCCCGATTTCTCCCTGGAAAAAAATAACAAAAAGGTGGCGACGCCATGA
- a CDS encoding homocysteine S-methyltransferase family protein, with translation MKTPFLQAIKERVLVLDGAMGTMLQERGLRPGQSPEELNLTMPDVVAGVHREYLEAGADIIVTNTFGGTRPKLEHYGLEEKVREINARAVEIAREVCGDRAYVAASMGPTGLFVEPVGEATFDAMAAFFREQAAALIEAGADLITLETFLDIKEIRAAVIAIREVSPTIPVIAQLTFDNEGRTVLGTPPEAAAVTLAAAGADIVGSNCGLGPDGICAVLGAMRGVTRLPLISQANAGLPKLVDGKTVFPGTPDDMTAFHDRMLGLNVRVIGGCCGTTPTHIRAIKEALAGRDQSWRDCGPPAGVTFLASRTSVVALGGGLPAAIIGERINPTGKKAFAQELREGKITTIRREAMEQTAAGAHLLDVNVGTPGIDEPAAMERAVFCVTGSVAVPLVLDSSDPAALERGLKAADGKVLVNSVNGETKSIERVLPLVKKYGAAVIGLALDETGIPETAEGRLAVAERIVAAAEGRGISRNDVVIDCLTLTVSAEQKRAMETLRAVRLVKEIIGCPTVLGVSNISFGLPRRPLISSAFFAMALAAGLDAAIVNPKEEEMMAAWRSAMVLLNRDPSAAAYIAAYAGTAAAAPEPAASGEALDIRERLKRAVITGDRENIVALVEEALGQGLEPLQVSNEGLLPGLEEVGRRFEKNLVFLPQVMQSADTMQAAFGRLREVMKGSPAASRGKILMATVEGDIHDIGKNIVCTLLENHGFEVIDLGKNVPADRIVGKARELGVDAVGLSALMTTTMTEMENVIARLKEAGIRTFTMVGGAVVTQEYADEIGADLYARDAMEAVARIKALLEK, from the coding sequence ATGAAAACACCCTTTCTGCAGGCGATCAAAGAACGGGTCCTGGTCCTTGACGGGGCCATGGGGACCATGCTCCAGGAGCGGGGGCTGCGCCCCGGCCAGTCCCCCGAAGAGCTGAACCTCACCATGCCCGACGTGGTGGCCGGGGTCCATCGGGAATATCTGGAGGCTGGGGCCGACATCATCGTCACCAACACCTTCGGCGGCACCCGCCCCAAGCTGGAGCACTACGGCCTGGAGGAGAAGGTCCGCGAGATCAACGCCCGGGCCGTGGAGATCGCCCGGGAGGTTTGCGGCGACCGGGCCTACGTGGCCGCCTCCATGGGGCCCACGGGGCTCTTCGTGGAGCCGGTGGGGGAGGCGACCTTCGACGCCATGGCCGCCTTCTTCCGGGAACAGGCCGCGGCCCTCATCGAAGCCGGCGCCGACCTCATCACCCTGGAGACCTTCCTCGACATCAAGGAGATCCGGGCAGCGGTCATCGCCATCCGTGAGGTCTCTCCCACGATCCCCGTCATCGCCCAGCTCACCTTCGACAACGAGGGACGCACTGTCCTCGGCACCCCCCCCGAAGCGGCGGCCGTGACCCTAGCGGCGGCCGGGGCCGACATCGTCGGCTCCAACTGCGGTCTCGGTCCCGATGGCATCTGCGCCGTCCTGGGAGCCATGCGTGGGGTGACCCGGCTTCCCCTCATTTCCCAGGCCAACGCGGGGCTGCCGAAGCTGGTGGACGGCAAGACCGTCTTCCCCGGCACCCCCGACGACATGACCGCCTTCCACGACCGGATGCTGGGACTGAACGTGCGGGTCATTGGCGGTTGCTGCGGCACCACCCCGACCCACATCCGGGCCATCAAGGAGGCCCTGGCGGGGCGCGACCAGTCGTGGCGCGACTGCGGCCCCCCGGCCGGGGTCACGTTCCTGGCGAGCCGCACCTCGGTCGTCGCCCTCGGCGGGGGCCTTCCCGCGGCCATCATCGGCGAGCGGATCAACCCCACCGGCAAGAAGGCCTTTGCCCAGGAGCTGCGGGAGGGGAAGATTACCACCATCCGCCGCGAGGCCATGGAACAGACGGCTGCCGGCGCCCACCTCCTGGACGTGAACGTGGGGACCCCGGGGATCGACGAGCCTGCCGCCATGGAGCGGGCGGTCTTCTGTGTTACCGGAAGCGTCGCCGTGCCGCTGGTCCTCGATTCTTCCGATCCGGCGGCCCTGGAACGGGGACTCAAGGCGGCCGACGGCAAGGTTCTCGTGAACTCCGTGAACGGCGAGACGAAGAGCATCGAGCGGGTCCTCCCCCTGGTGAAGAAGTACGGCGCCGCCGTCATCGGCCTGGCCCTGGACGAGACCGGTATCCCCGAGACCGCCGAGGGGCGCCTGGCCGTGGCGGAACGGATCGTGGCCGCTGCGGAAGGGCGCGGCATCTCCCGCAACGACGTGGTGATTGATTGCCTGACCCTCACCGTGAGCGCTGAGCAGAAGCGGGCCATGGAAACCCTGCGGGCGGTGCGCCTCGTGAAGGAGATCATTGGCTGCCCCACGGTCCTCGGCGTCAGCAACATCTCCTTCGGCCTTCCCCGCCGTCCCCTCATCTCTTCGGCCTTCTTCGCCATGGCCTTGGCCGCGGGGCTCGACGCCGCCATCGTCAACCCGAAGGAGGAGGAGATGATGGCGGCCTGGCGTTCGGCCATGGTCCTCCTGAACCGGGACCCCAGCGCTGCCGCGTACATCGCTGCCTACGCCGGGACGGCCGCCGCTGCCCCTGAACCGGCAGCGTCCGGCGAGGCCCTCGACATTCGGGAGCGCTTGAAGCGTGCCGTCATCACCGGCGACAGGGAGAATATCGTTGCGTTGGTTGAGGAGGCGCTTGGCCAGGGGCTCGAACCGCTCCAGGTGAGCAACGAAGGGCTCCTCCCCGGCCTGGAGGAGGTGGGGCGGCGCTTCGAGAAGAACCTCGTCTTCCTTCCCCAGGTGATGCAGTCGGCCGACACGATGCAGGCCGCCTTCGGCCGCCTCAGGGAGGTCATGAAGGGTTCTCCCGCCGCCAGCCGGGGGAAGATCCTCATGGCCACCGTCGAGGGGGACATCCACGATATCGGCAAGAATATCGTCTGCACGCTCCTGGAGAACCACGGCTTCGAGGTGATCGATCTGGGGAAGAACGTCCCTGCCGACCGGATCGTGGGAAAGGCCCGGGAATTGGGCGTCGATGCCGTGGGGCTCTCGGCCCTCATGACCACCACCATGACCGAGATGGAGAATGTGATTGCGCGGCTGAAGGAGGCCGGCATCCGGACGTTCACCATGGTGGGGGGGGCGGTGGTGACCCAGGAGTACGCCGACGAGATTGGCGCCGATCTCTACGCCCGGGACGCCATGGAGGCGGTGGCGCGGATCAAGGCGCTGCTGGAGAAGTAG
- a CDS encoding transketolase, with translation MTISMERNIVDSEKIAQLQEKARQLRVDIVKTLHKSQSGHTGGSLSAIDMVTALYFQVMKHNPADPAWPGRDRFVLCKGHAAPALYVALAEAGYFPKEDLMTLRRLGSHLQGHPDSKQTPGVEVCTGSLGQGLSMANGMALGLRLDGSSSRVYALLGDGELQEGQVWEAAMAAGHYKLDNLCALVDVNRLQIDGEVAKVMAVEPVTDKFRAFGWNVIDIDGHDMGAIVTALGQAAEAKGKPTVIVARTVKGKGVSFFENKASYHGVAPSDEELPKALECLGEQCYL, from the coding sequence ATGACCATCAGTATGGAAAGGAACATCGTGGACAGCGAAAAGATTGCTCAACTCCAGGAGAAGGCCCGGCAACTCCGGGTCGACATCGTCAAGACCCTCCACAAGTCCCAGTCGGGGCACACGGGAGGCTCCCTCTCGGCCATCGATATGGTTACGGCCCTCTACTTCCAGGTGATGAAGCACAATCCGGCCGACCCGGCCTGGCCCGGGCGGGACCGTTTCGTCCTCTGCAAGGGGCACGCGGCCCCGGCCCTCTACGTGGCCCTGGCCGAGGCGGGGTACTTCCCCAAGGAGGACCTCATGACGCTGCGGCGCCTGGGCTCCCATCTCCAGGGGCATCCCGACAGCAAGCAGACCCCCGGTGTCGAGGTCTGCACCGGCTCCCTGGGGCAGGGGCTTTCCATGGCCAACGGCATGGCCCTGGGGCTTCGTCTTGACGGAAGCTCAAGCCGCGTTTACGCCTTGCTTGGTGACGGCGAACTCCAGGAGGGGCAAGTCTGGGAGGCCGCCATGGCTGCCGGCCACTACAAGCTCGACAATCTCTGCGCCCTGGTGGATGTGAACCGTCTCCAGATCGACGGCGAAGTGGCCAAGGTCATGGCCGTGGAGCCGGTCACCGACAAGTTCCGGGCCTTTGGCTGGAACGTGATCGACATTGACGGCCACGACATGGGAGCCATCGTGACCGCCCTGGGACAGGCCGCCGAGGCCAAGGGGAAGCCGACCGTAATCGTTGCCCGTACCGTCAAGGGGAAAGGGGTTTCGTTCTTTGAGAACAAGGCTTCCTACCACGGCGTTGCCCCCAGTGACGAGGAGCTTCCCAAGGCACTGGAGTGCCTGGGCGAACAGTGCTACCTGTAG
- a CDS encoding transketolase family protein: MSTMIATRDAYGQTLAELGEENSSIVVLDADLSGSTKTSTFAKKFPERFFNMGIAEANMVGTAAGLAAAGKIPFVSTFAIFAVGRAWEQVRQSAAYPKANVKIVATHGGITVGEDGGSHQSVEDIAIMRAVPNMTVIVPADGPETAKAIRAAAAYKGPVYVRLGRNKVPTVTAADAPFEIGKGVQLADGTDLTFVTTGLMTAQALAAAETLKGEGISARVVHLATVKPLDGDILLKAARETGAIVTAEEHSIVGGLGGAVAEFLAENSPVPLKRVGINDRFGTSGKAEELLKYFGLMPIDLVEAARGVVARKGK, encoded by the coding sequence ATGAGTACCATGATCGCCACCCGCGACGCCTACGGGCAGACCCTGGCGGAGTTGGGGGAGGAAAACAGCAGCATCGTCGTCCTGGACGCCGACCTTTCCGGCTCCACCAAAACCTCCACCTTTGCCAAGAAGTTCCCCGAGCGTTTCTTTAACATGGGGATCGCCGAGGCCAACATGGTCGGCACAGCTGCCGGCCTTGCCGCCGCCGGGAAGATTCCCTTCGTCTCCACCTTCGCCATCTTTGCCGTGGGCCGGGCCTGGGAGCAGGTCCGCCAGTCGGCTGCCTATCCCAAGGCAAATGTGAAGATCGTCGCCACCCACGGTGGGATCACCGTGGGCGAGGACGGGGGCTCCCATCAGTCGGTGGAGGACATCGCCATCATGCGGGCCGTCCCCAACATGACCGTTATCGTGCCGGCAGACGGCCCCGAGACCGCCAAGGCGATCCGGGCCGCCGCCGCGTATAAAGGGCCGGTCTACGTGCGGCTTGGCCGCAACAAGGTGCCGACCGTCACCGCGGCCGATGCTCCCTTCGAGATCGGTAAAGGTGTTCAGTTGGCCGACGGCACGGACCTCACCTTTGTCACCACCGGCCTCATGACCGCCCAGGCCCTGGCCGCCGCCGAGACCCTGAAAGGCGAGGGGATTTCCGCCCGCGTGGTGCATCTGGCAACCGTAAAACCCCTGGATGGGGATATCCTCCTGAAGGCCGCTCGGGAGACCGGCGCCATCGTCACCGCCGAAGAGCACTCCATTGTCGGAGGGCTGGGAGGCGCCGTGGCCGAGTTCCTGGCGGAAAACTCCCCCGTTCCCCTGAAGCGGGTGGGGATCAACGACCGCTTCGGCACCTCCGGCAAGGCAGAGGAACTCCTCAAGTACTTCGGTCTCATGCCGATAGATCTTGTGGAGGCTGCACGGGGGGTTGTCGCCCGAAAGGGGAAGTGA
- a CDS encoding type II secretion system protein produces MEPPRSSLLTSSSGFTYIAALMIIVIMGIMLGITGQTWRTKMKRERETELLFRGVQYQRAIRRWHQYDVTEGKPLKTTTQAARPLNDLKDLLKDPGSLSKERYLRRLFTDPFTDKEFEVVRNPQKGIIGVRVTEEDEPFKQGNFDKELEGLDQKKKYNEWVFGLPEAVTPTAGKVTQGSPASAGAGTSSVP; encoded by the coding sequence ATGGAGCCCCCCCGCTCCTCCCTGCTGACGTCCTCCTCCGGTTTCACCTACATCGCCGCCCTCATGATCATCGTCATCATGGGGATCATGCTCGGCATCACCGGGCAGACCTGGCGGACAAAGATGAAGCGGGAACGGGAGACGGAACTCCTCTTCCGGGGAGTGCAGTATCAGCGCGCCATCCGGCGCTGGCACCAGTACGACGTGACGGAAGGGAAGCCGCTCAAGACGACGACGCAGGCCGCCCGCCCCCTCAATGATCTGAAAGATCTCCTGAAGGATCCCGGCTCCCTGTCCAAGGAGCGCTATCTGCGCCGGCTCTTCACCGATCCGTTTACGGACAAGGAGTTCGAGGTGGTCCGCAATCCGCAGAAGGGGATCATCGGCGTTCGTGTAACCGAAGAGGATGAACCCTTTAAACAGGGGAACTTCGACAAGGAGCTGGAAGGGCTCGATCAGAAAAAAAAGTACAACGAATGGGTCTTTGGCCTTCCCGAAGCCGTGACCCCAACAGCCGGCAAGGTCACGCAGGGTTCACCCGCCAGCGCCGGCGCTGGCACTTCGTCGGTGCCGTGA